Sequence from the Kiritimatiellia bacterium genome:
TCGAGGTCGCCCGGGTCGAGCTCGTACGGCCGGACGGCCGGCACGAGCCGGTCGATATGTCGCGCACCACCCGTGTTGCAATTCACGCCGATCAGATGGCGGAGAACATCTACGACCCCGACATCAAAGTGCTCGCCATCGGGGTGCCGGGCATCGAAACGGGCGACGTTGTATGCGTCTCGCTTGTCGAGCGACGGCATCGAACGCGAATTCCCGGCCATTGGTTTGATCTTTGCATGCTCGAAGGCGAATCTCCCCTTCTGCGTGCGGTGTATGAGGTCGAGGCGCCGACCGAACGGCCGTTGCGCCACCTCGCGCTACGAGGCGGGCCGGCCGGCCATGTCCGCTATGAAGAAGAACCCTGGGCGGGCGGAACGCGGCACCGCTGGATCGCCACCAACGTGCCCCGGATGTTCCCGGAACCGCGCATGCCCGAGCCCGGTGGAGTCCTGCAGCGAGTGCTGGTGAGCACCTGCTCCGACTGGCCGGAAGTCTCCCGCTGGTACTGGAACCTGTGCCGCCCTCGCATGACGCCGGACGATACGCTTCGGCAACAGGTGAGGAACCTCGTCGGAGACCGGCCCGACGAGCGCACCCGCGCCGATGTGCTGTTCACCTTCGTATCACAACACATTCGTTACCTCGGCATCACCGCGGAAACCGAAGCGCCCGGCTACGAACCCCACGACGTGACCCTCACGCTTAGACAGCGTCACGGCGTCTGTCGCGACAAAGCGGCACTGCTGGCCGCGATGGCCTCCGAGGCGGGTCTGCGTGGTTTTCCCGTGCTCATCCACGCCGGCATGTCACTCGATCCCGAGGTGCCTCTCCCCTATTTCAACCACGCAATCGCCGCGATTCGTTTTTCGGACGACACGACCGCGCTGCTCGACCCGACCGACGAGGCCAGCCGCGACTGGCTGCCGGCCTACTTGGCTCACCGCAGCTACCTGATCGCGACCCCCGTTGGAGAGCCCCTACGGATATCCCCGATCCCCCCCGCTGAATCCAACCTCGTCCGTCTCGTCACCGAAAGCCGTCTCGGTCCGGATGGGCGGCTGCTCGGTCGCTGCGCGGCAGTCTTCCTTGGCATCAATGACAATGCCTACCGCAACTACCTCGCGCGCCGCAGCACGACGGAGCGCCGTCGCTTCTTTGAAACGGTCGCCCAGTCCGCGCTGCCCGGTTGCCGAATCCGTGCACTCACCCTCGATCCCCCCGACCTGCGCGATCGAAGCCGTCCGCTGCGCGCCGAATGGGAGTTTGAGGCGCCGGCCCCCGCCGTGCTGACCGGGGAGATCGCGCTTCTCTCTCCGCCCTCCTTTGCACGCGCGTTCGGCGTGATCCACCGCGAACTGGATGCGCTCTCGCTTGAACATCGCCGCTACCCGCTCCGCCTTCGCTCGACGGGCGGCGTGGACGAGACTTGTCAGGTAGAAACAACCCGTCTTCCCATGCCTCCGCTCCATGTGCCCCCACCGCACCGAGTCGAGCTGCCGACGGTGCGATCGGCCGTCGATTGGGAGGTGGATGGCAACATCCTGCGGCGACATCACCGGTGGACGTTCCACGCGATCGAGATTGCGCCCGAAGCCTACCGACAATTTCGCGACGCCGTTCGTGCGCTGGTCAGTGAACAGAGGCGACGCGTGGTCTTTCGCGCATCTCCGGCTCCGTCCGCTTCGTCCGCCGCCCCGCCCGACCCTCCGCCCGCCGCGCCGGACCTCGACATCCAGCGTCACATCACTGACGTGGTTTGGATCGGCCCCGGCGCATGGATGGTCACCAACGAGGTCGAACAGGTACTTCTCACCTACGCTGGCGTCAAAAACGCCGCTGAGCTGAAACTGCCCTTCCTCGAACGCCACGACGAGCCGCGGGTGCTGCTGGCGGAGGTGATCACCCCGGAGGGTACGACGAATGTTCCCGCTCCACGGGATCTGCAAATCATGGACCAGCCCTGGACCGCGGGCGCACCACGCTACCCCGCCGGGCGTCTCCTTGTGGCGGGCCTCCCCGCTGTCGCGCCGGGGGCGCGGATTCGATACCGCACGCTGCTGACGGTGCGAAACCGCCCCTTTTTCGCGGAGGCGCCGGTGCTTGCCGGCCGTGACCCGGTTCGAGAGCGAATCGTTCGCCTGTATGCGCCGACCGGCATCGCACTCCGCGTCGTCGAACCGTCCGCGGCAAAACTTGCCCGGCGGGAGGACTACATCCGTAACGGTATGCAGGTGCAAGCCTGGCGCATACTCCAAATTCCCGCCACCGCTCGCGAGCCCTCCGAACCCCCGCCATGGCTCGCTGGACGCTGCTGGATCTTCAGCGACGGCGACTGGGCCGGCTACGCGCGCCAGCTCCGGGAAAGGTTGGAGCAGGCAGCCTCGCAAAGCCGCGAGGTCACGGAACACGCCCGCGCAATCGCACCCACCACGCTACCGCTGAAGGACCGCCTGAGGCTCATCCGCGACGCGGTCATTTTGAGGGTCCGCGCCGCGGGCCCGTCCCCCACCTCCCTGCCGTCCGACGCGCTCACTCCCGCGGACCGTGTCTGGGCGGACGGCTACGGCCACAGTGCCGATCGCGCCATCGTCCTCATGGCGATGCTCCGCGCGATTGAATTGTCTCCCGAATGGCTGCTCGCCACCCCTGTCCCAGGGAGCGCCGCCCCGCACGCTCCCTTCTGCGAGGCACCCTGGCTGTCTCCCTTCGACCGGGTGCTGCTCAGGGTTCCTCTCCCGGACGGCTCCGCCGTCTTGCTCAATGATACCGACCAGTACGCCGTGATCGGCGCCTCTCCCTCTCGGGGCTCGCTCGCACTGGACCTTGTCGATGGGCGCATCATCACCCTTCCCGATCCACCCGAGCTGAGCGACCGTACCGAGATCGAGTTTCAGATCGCGCTCAACGCGGACGGGTCTGCGCGCGTCCTGCGGCGAACCCGCTTCTACGGCATGCACCACGCCGATCATGTTCGCCAACTCTGCGAGCTGACGCCGGAAGAACTCCGACGCCGCGACCTCGCGGAACTCGCCGAGATCGCGCTCGACGCGGATCCCGATGGCCCGCCTCTTCACATTCTCAACGAACATCCAGCGGTCGAAGAGCTTCGCTTTCGCATCGCCTCCCTCGCTCAGCGCGCGGGTGTGTGGTGGCATCTTGAGCCGCCGCTGCCGCTGACGACCATCCCCGGTGTTCAGGGAGAACGGCGGACCCAGCCGCTGTACTGGGAGAAACCCTTTCGCGAAACTATTACCATTCCCATCCGCCCCCCGCCGGCATTCGCCGCTTTTCCGGACTTGCCGATCCCCATGGCATGGTCCGATCCGGGGTCGGGAACCATCCAAGTCTCAGTCGCGCGTGGCGCCGACGGCACACTCAGCTACACTCTCCAAACAGCTCTCGCAGCCGGCCTTCACCCTCCTTCTGCGTTCGACAAGCTGCTAAACGTGTTGCAACGTCTGCGCCATCCGGCATCGAGAACGTGGGCGGGTCGTGTCGCCGCGCCCACCCCATGAGCCGGTTCCGCCCGGATGCCGTCACTCGGGTTCGCGTTCCCCCACGTTCTTGCTTGCTCTTGCGCCGTGGTGTCGTAGTATGGTCCGTGCCAGTGGGGCGAAGGGCAGGTGCCGATGCCGAAAATCTTGATTGTGGATGATGATCCGGGAGTTCTGGGCTTCCTCCAACGCGTCCTGAACTCCACAGGGTGTGAAATCGTTTCGGCATCAGCGGCGGACGCTGCGCTCAAAGCGATCGTGGATCCGGAAATTCAATTGGTAATCTCCGACGTATACATGCCCGGCGAACCTCACGGTATTGAGTTCATCCGGCGTTTGATTACGCTGCGCCCCGACTGCCCCTTGGTCGCCATCTCGGGCTATCCCAATCCGGCATTCGTCGAGGAATGCCGTCGGCTTGGCGTACGAGATTTTCTGACAAAACCGTTCGAAATGGGCTTTGTCCGCGAAGTGGTCCGCCGGTGGCTCAACAGCCCTGTACCCGGAAAAGGCGGAGGAGACGAGAGCGAACGTGCATAAGGAGCTGACAGGCGTCGAATTCTTCGACACCGCCACCGGCGGAGTGTACGCTGGACGTTGCTGGCTGCTCTGCGGACCAACCGGCTCCGGAAAATCGGCGATTTCTTTGCAATTCCTCGCGCAGGGCATCCGATCAGGACAGCGCGCCCTGCTGCTCTCCTCACGTCCCGCCGCCGACTCGGCGATCTGGGCGGCGGCCTACGGTTCTGACGTCGAGGCCGCGATCGAAAGCGGTGAACTCACCTTGCTGGAATACAGCCACTACGTGCCGGGACGGAACAGCGAGTCGAGCCTCATGCTGCCCAGCGAAGGGTTCTTGGAGCTTCAGGACATCATTGAGACGCAGGCCGTCCGCCGGATGGCAATCGATACCATCGTCCCATGGGTTGCCGCCGCCCAACCGGAGCTGGTCGCCGAACACGTGTTTTCGTTCGTTCGTGCCTTCGAACGCCTTCGCTGCACCACGTTGCTCACCCTCCCCCGCCCCGTCTCCCCCGCCGCGTGCCGGATCAAAAACGCATTGGATGATGTTGTTCCGATCTCGGTCACGCTCTCACTGGACCCGCGCAGCGGCCAGCGGACGTGGACCACTTCCAAATACCTCGGTGCCAGCCGAGGGACTCCCCCGACTGCGTATGTGTTGGTGGCGGGTCGCGGAGCCGTCGAGGGAGTCGAACCGGAGCCTCCCCCCGCCGCTGAGGTCGCCGCTCCAGCCGCAACGGCTCCGGCCGAGGCCCCCGCCGCCCCCGCCATCTCGCCGTCTCCATCGCCGCGTGTGCGGTTCTCCCAAGTGGTGCTCGGCGAGCAAGGCAAACCTGAAACGGGGCCATCGCGCGGTTTTCGCTTCGGAATCACGTTGGGCAAATGAGAGGGTGCAATGTACCTGTCGCACTGGAATCTGCGCGAGGAGCCCTTTCAGAACGTTGCTGACCCGCGTTTTGCCTATCTCTCCGACCAACACCAGGAGGGTTTGGCTCGCCTGATCTATATCGTACAAGGCCGCAAACTTGGCGGCGTACTGGTCGGACCGTACGGCGTCGGCAAGTCCATGATTCTGGAGCTTCTTGCCCGGCATGTCGAAAGCCAGGGCACCTCGAAAATGGTCCGACTGGACGTGCCGCCAGGCGGCGTCGACACACTGGCTCGCCAGATCGGCCGTGCGCTGATCCCATCAATGTCGTTTGCGGATGTGGCGGCCGTGCTCGATGCGGTGCGCGAGCTCGTCGTCGCCACTCGGCCACCGTTCGTGCACACTGTGCTCGCGATCGACGAGGCACAGTTGATTCGGGATTCCGCTTCCCTGGATTTCCTTCATCTGCTGACCAATATCCGGCTGCCTTCCACCACGGGACGAACCGAGTCCGCCGCATTCACCATCATCCTTGCCGGTCACGATCAACTCGTCGCCAGCATCTTCCGCGAAGCAGCTCTCCGTCAGCGACTCTCCATGATCTGGCATCTCCAGCCCCTCAATGAACGTCAGGTGATCGAGTACGTGGAATTCCGGATGCGCGCGGCCGGGGGCGACATCTGGGTGTTTGATGAAGACGCCCTGCGGGAGGTCGCGCTGGCCTCCGGAGGAATCCCGCGCGTCATCAACAATCTCTGTGACGTTGCGTTGATGATGGGATACGTGATGAAGGCGACGAAGATCACCCGGCAAATCGTGCACCAGGCCGTCGCCGAGGCCGGCATCGAGCGTTCCGTGACATCGGCGGTCGGCGCCGGAGAGCCCGCCTGATGAGCTGGGATCCGGCCGCTCTTACCATCACCGGTCTGATCGCGACGGTCCTGAGTCTCGTGTTCGCGGCAGCCGCCCACGCCACGACCACGCGGCGCGCGAGAGAACGCGAAAACCTTCGACGCCTCCTCGACGCTCGTGAGCAGGGCAACGTTCAGTCGCCCCCGCCAGAAGCCTCACCCACCCCGAGCGCGGCGGTGGCCACCACCGCCCCCTCGCAACCGACTGGCTTTCGTCCCGGCCCCGCCGCCCCCGCGGCGGCCGCCCCTCCCGTGATCCCGGCGTCCACCGAGGCTCCGGCGCCTCGTCGGGCCCCGAATTCGCCAATCACCCAGTTCAAACGCTACGCCATCGCTCCCAGGTCCCTGCAGCCCCCGCCCCCCGGCAACGCTTCCGCTCAGAATCCCAACGAACTGATCTGGGAGTGAATGTGCGGCCCAGCTGAAGCACTCCGCTTTCACATGCAAAGCGGTGCGGGTGATGCCGGGACCAAGGCCTCCTGCGCCGTTTTGGGGATGCGTAGTAACAAAAAGCGCGGGCGCCCACACGGGCGCCCGCACCATCTTGATCGTCTTCCGTTAAAACCGGCGCCCGCGGCCGCGCTCAAACCGCCCACCGCCACCGCCGAAATCACCGCGCGGCCCGCGCTCTTCACGCGGACGCGCCTCGTTCACGGTCAGGGCACGCCCGCCCAGCCGATAGCCGTTGCAGTCGGCGATCGCACGTGACGCCTCGTCATCCGACGCCATCTGCACAAACGCGAACCCGCGCGATCGCCCGCTGAACTTGTCGAGCACGATCTCGCAGCTCACCACCTGCCCGGACTTCTCGAACAGGCTGCGCAGCTCGTCCTCCGTGGTGTCGAAGGACAGATTCCCCACGAACAGTCGTGTGGCCATGTTGTGTTCTCTTTCTTCCCGCCGGCAACGCGGACGCCTCAGTGGCTGTTCCCGAGTCTTTCGGGTTTCGGACTGTCACCGAGGCACGAACACCGGCCAGGTGGGCAATCTACCAACCGAACTGCTGCTACGATCCGCATGCAAGCACAGCCAGGATACATCATTCCGAACACAATGCAACTCCGTCACGGTCGCGACGCATGCGGGTCGAGACAGCACTCTTCAGGGATCACATTACCGGTGTCTTCAGCGCGTGCGCGGTCAGAATCCCCACCACGGGATCTCGCCACCCACCCCCCTCCAGACCGCGCTCGATCGCCCGCCAAACCACCGCCGAGGTCGTCTCGACGCCGAAGCCACGCAAGCCCAGCTCCGCGCGACCGGCACGAATGTCCGGCTCGTCGACCACCGCCAGCTCAACCTCCCCCCGCCGCGCCAGCCCGAGCAGTTCCGCCGTCCGGACCGGTCGCTCCACGCAAATCCCCTCCGCGCAGGTCCGGCCCGCCACCTCCGCTCCCGCCACACCGGATGAGTGCGCCAACGGTGCGCAACACCTCGCCTGCACGCCGACCAAACGAGGCAGGCGGGTTGCTTCACCACCCACGATCTCCATGAATCCCAGGTGTAATCCCAGTAGAAGCCCCCCCTGCCCCACCGGCGCCACCACGGTGCCGGGCAGTGTGTCCAACTGCTCAACCAGTTCGAAGGCGATCGTTGCATACCCCGCGATCTGGAACGGCTGATACGCGTGACTCGCATATGCCACGCCGCTCTCCGCCTCCGCAATTGCGGCGGCGGCCGCCGCCGCTCTTGACCCCTGCACACGGATCAACTGCGCGCCATGCAGCGCAATCTGAAACACCTTTGTGCCCGAGGCACCTTCCGGCACATACACCCTCGCGCGAATACCCGCTCGCGCCGCATACGCGGCAAGCGCCACGCCTGCATTGCCGGAAGAATCCTCGACCACCTCGCGAAGGTTCCTGCAGAGGGTTGCCGCTGCGAGCACCGCCGCACCACGATCCTTGAACGATCCGGTGGGGTTCTGCCCCTCGACCTTCAGCGCCACCTCCGCCCCGCCGGCGGTGCGCGCCCAACACAGCGCCGTTCCCCCTTCTCCCAACGATACCCGCCTCAGCGCGTCCGAAGGTACCCCCAGCCACTGCGCCCACCGTGCCAGACCCGGCGCCTTCCTTTCCGGCAGCGGCGCCCGACCGCACGGCAACACGCAAAACAACCCGCCGCACTGCTCGCACCGCCACGGCAGCGCGTCCGATGGATACGGCGCGCCGCAACCTCCACATGCATGGCGGGCTCCTGACCCCTTCGCGCCGCGCGACGCCCTCACATCCCGCCCTATCAGAGCCACAGCACGCACACCGGCGCCGGCACCGAGATCTCGCTTGTTGGCTCACCAAGTGCACCCGTCCCCTCATCCAACGGAAACACCACCACGTTGTCGGTGTCCTGATTCGCCACCACGAGCCACCGCCCCGAGGCGTCCACCCCGAAATGTCGTGGTGTCCGGCCTCTTGTGGCGGTGTGACCCATCAGTGCCGGCCGTCCACTTGCGTCCAGGCGAAACCTCGAAATGCTGTCATGGCCCCGGTTGGAGGTGTAGAGCCACTCCGCTCTGGGGTGAATCGAAATCTCCGCGGCGGTGCTGACGCCTTGAAACTCCGGCGGAAGAGCGCAGACCGTCTCCCTCGCCGTCAGCACTCCACGTTCCGCATCCCATTCGTACGCCGTCACCGAGGATGTCAGCTCGTTCACGGAATATGCCCACCGGCCATTCCGATGCAGCGCGAAATGGCGAGGACCGGATCCGGACGGCGGCCGACCGGTGGCCGTTGCGGATGGTTTCAGCCCAGCGTCCGTCACCCGATAACCGAAAACGGCATCGGCCCCCAGATCTGGTATCCAGCACCAATCGCCCCGCTGGTCGAATGTCACCCCGTGCGCATGCGGTCCCTGCTGCCGACGCGTGTTCGGCCCACAGCCTTCGTGCTGGATGCGCTGCCGTCGCGCACCCGGCCGCCCCTCCGAATCGAGCGGGAACACCGCGACACTCCCATCCGCATAGTTGGCCACCACCAGCCAGCGTCCCCGAGGATCCACCGCCAAATGACATGGCACGGGCCCCTCCGTGGGACGCACAACGAGCAGGTCCAGCCCACCATCTGCCCGCCAAGCGTATGCGGCTACCGCGCCTTCCGCTCGCCCCTCGTACCGGTTCAGCTCATACACCGCATAAACCACCGGCCGGCTCGGATGCCGCGCCAGAAACGACGCGTTCGTCGCCGCGGCGACCGGGCGGGGAACGCTCAGACGCCCCGCGGCAGGGTCAAACTCGGCCGAATAAATTCCTTCGCTGCCGCGCCGTGAATACGTCCCAATCAGAACATGCCCGGCTGCCGCCACACCGGCCGTCATCGCCGCGGCGGAAATCACCATCACCCGCTGATGGATGTGCCACATGTGATCCCCCGCTTATTCCGTCAGCCCCATCATAAGCCCCGTGCGCCAAATCACCAGCCAAAGGCCACCAACTTCCCATTGGTCGCGGTCACCGGCCATCGAACAATCGCCTCCATTGACCATCGCATCGCGCGGCGAACCCAACGCCCATTTCTCACCAGCATGACCGCCAATCCGTGAAAACCAGATGGTTCCCGTTGCGCCCCCTGGGATCCGCACTTCTGGTGCGATCGGCTAGCGTCGCATCGCCAGCAACCGACCACCGCCACGGCGCCGGTACCCCCTCGTCGCCGATCCACACGGTACGCACCGGCGCCCGTCCGCTGCGACCCACCCGATGCCGGCAGACGCGCAGGTCCCGAACGGCTTGATTGCGTCCGCGTTCGGTCCTACAAGGCGCCTCTGCAGCCGCCGCTCAAAAAGAGTCATCGCAATGACACCGCACGCAGGTGAAGTCCCGCGACCCGCGGGGGGAAACGAGCCGACGAGAGGAGCTCGCCAGCACCTCCACGCCCCAGCCGTCCGCTCGCTGATCACACTGGCCCTCCTGGGGACCGCATGTGCCTCTGCCGGACGCGACCTCTTCGCGATGGACACCGGCTTCCAGGTGCCGGGCATGAACGAAATCGAGCAGCTAGAACTTGTGCGCAGCCTCGGCTTCGCCGGCGTGACCTGGTCACTCGGCGATCCGGAGCGTCTGCGCCGCGTCGGCGAGCACGCCGAGCGCATCGGCTTGCGACTGATCGCCGTGTACACGGTTGCGCAACTGAAACGGGACGCGCTGGTTCCCGACCCACGAGTGGATGGCGTGCTTGCCGCGATGCGCGGGCTCGCACCGCGTCTCTGGCTCGCGATTCAAAGCAGCGACTTCGCCCGATCTTCGGAAGCTGGAGACGAGCCGGCCGTGGATGGGCTTCGCCGGCTGGCGGACCGCGCCGCTGCCGCCGGGGTCACGATCTCGCTCTACCATCACAGTGGCTATTGGATGGAACGAATTGAACATGCCGTGCGACTCGCCCGCAAAACGGCGCGGCCCAACGTCGTCGTAACGTTCAATCTGGCCCACTGGCTCAAGACGGACGGTCGCAACCTGGCCGAGCACCTCGACGAGGCGATGCCGCTGCTGGACTCAGTTACCATCAACGGCGCGACCGTCACCAACGACACTTCCTGGGCCAACCTCATCCAGCCCCTCCACCGGGGCACGTTCGACTGGGCCGCCGTTGTCCGTGAACTTGACCGGAGAGGCTTCCGGGGCCCGATCTGTCTTCAGCTATGGGGCATCGGCGGGTTGAAACAGGACAATCTGCGGAACTCGATCGCGGCCTGGCGAGCGGCGTTTCCCTGATGCCGGGCTGGGTCGCTCCGCGCCTCGTCCCTCCGTAGAATGCTCCTTATGAACACGCGCGCGATGGGCCATTCGTCCAGCCCGCCGCCACCGGGCACTCAAAGCCGCGGGACGGTGCTCCCTGCCGTCCCCATCCTGCCGCTCAACGACGTCGTTCTTTTCCCTGCGATGATTGCGCCGTTGTTGATCAACACGGCCCGTTCCAAACGCCTGGCAGAGTTCGTCTCCGCTGGCGATCGTCTGTTCGCCGGCGTGCTGCAGCGGCAGGGAGACCTGCCCGACGACCAGGTGGGCCCTGAGCAGCTGCACGATGTGGGGTGTTTCGCCCGGGTCTTGCGCATGCTCCGGTTCCCCGACGACACCGTCCGGATGCTCGTGCAGGGCGAACGCCGCTGTCGACTCGGCCCGTGGGAGCGCACCGGCGATCCGTTCCTCCGTGCCGACGTGATGCTGTTGGATGACATAGTGGAAAGCGGTCCGGAACTCGCAGCGCTCGCGCGTACCGCGTCGCATCAGTTCATGGAAGTGATCAGTCTCTCGCCGGTGCTGCCGGAGGAGCTCAAAATTGCGTTGTTCAACACCGAAGATCCGGCCCGCCTCTCCGACCTCATCGCGGCCAACCTGCCGATGCCGATCAGCGAGCGCCAGGCGTTGCTCGCCGAGCTCTCCGTCCGAACGCGGCTCGAACGGATCCTGGTGTTGCTGAACCGGGAACGCGAAGTCTTGCAGCTCGGCAGAAAAATTCAGGCGCGTGTTTCAGAGACGTTTTCGAAGACGCAGCGCGAACACGTGCTGCGCGAACAGCTCCGCCAAATCCGGGCGGAACTCGGCGAAACGGAGTCCACCGTTTCGGACATCGAGCGGCTGCGCGAACGGCTTCGCGAGGCCAAACTCCCGCCGGAGGCGTCCAGCGCGGCGGAGGCAGAACTGGAACGGCTCGCGGTGCTGCCACCCGCCTCACCCGAGTACGGTGTCGCCCGCACCTATCTGGACTGGCTCGCTTCGCTGCCATGGTCGGTTGAGACGACAGACCGCCTCGATCTGCGCGCGGCCGGTCGCGTACTCTCGTCC
This genomic interval carries:
- a CDS encoding DUF3857 domain-containing protein, whose translation is MIRCTPASTALLLLPLFIARNVSAWLAIDPTAARRLAEQCDPAFIANADLVVLDQFERARYGPDGTSTSWYENCTLVLTEKGRRDLAELSIRFLSMYSTIEVARVELVRPDGRHEPVDMSRTTRVAIHADQMAENIYDPDIKVLAIGVPGIETGDVVCVSLVERRHRTRIPGHWFDLCMLEGESPLLRAVYEVEAPTERPLRHLALRGGPAGHVRYEEEPWAGGTRHRWIATNVPRMFPEPRMPEPGGVLQRVLVSTCSDWPEVSRWYWNLCRPRMTPDDTLRQQVRNLVGDRPDERTRADVLFTFVSQHIRYLGITAETEAPGYEPHDVTLTLRQRHGVCRDKAALLAAMASEAGLRGFPVLIHAGMSLDPEVPLPYFNHAIAAIRFSDDTTALLDPTDEASRDWLPAYLAHRSYLIATPVGEPLRISPIPPAESNLVRLVTESRLGPDGRLLGRCAAVFLGINDNAYRNYLARRSTTERRRFFETVAQSALPGCRIRALTLDPPDLRDRSRPLRAEWEFEAPAPAVLTGEIALLSPPSFARAFGVIHRELDALSLEHRRYPLRLRSTGGVDETCQVETTRLPMPPLHVPPPHRVELPTVRSAVDWEVDGNILRRHHRWTFHAIEIAPEAYRQFRDAVRALVSEQRRRVVFRASPAPSASSAAPPDPPPAAPDLDIQRHITDVVWIGPGAWMVTNEVEQVLLTYAGVKNAAELKLPFLERHDEPRVLLAEVITPEGTTNVPAPRDLQIMDQPWTAGAPRYPAGRLLVAGLPAVAPGARIRYRTLLTVRNRPFFAEAPVLAGRDPVRERIVRLYAPTGIALRVVEPSAAKLARREDYIRNGMQVQAWRILQIPATAREPSEPPPWLAGRCWIFSDGDWAGYARQLRERLEQAASQSREVTEHARAIAPTTLPLKDRLRLIRDAVILRVRAAGPSPTSLPSDALTPADRVWADGYGHSADRAIVLMAMLRAIELSPEWLLATPVPGSAAPHAPFCEAPWLSPFDRVLLRVPLPDGSAVLLNDTDQYAVIGASPSRGSLALDLVDGRIITLPDPPELSDRTEIEFQIALNADGSARVLRRTRFYGMHHADHVRQLCELTPEELRRRDLAELAEIALDADPDGPPLHILNEHPAVEELRFRIASLAQRAGVWWHLEPPLPLTTIPGVQGERRTQPLYWEKPFRETITIPIRPPPAFAAFPDLPIPMAWSDPGSGTIQVSVARGADGTLSYTLQTALAAGLHPPSAFDKLLNVLQRLRHPASRTWAGRVAAPTP
- a CDS encoding response regulator, producing MPKILIVDDDPGVLGFLQRVLNSTGCEIVSASAADAALKAIVDPEIQLVISDVYMPGEPHGIEFIRRLITLRPDCPLVAISGYPNPAFVEECRRLGVRDFLTKPFEMGFVREVVRRWLNSPVPGKGGGDESERA
- a CDS encoding RNA-binding protein, translating into MATRLFVGNLSFDTTEDELRSLFEKSGQVVSCEIVLDKFSGRSRGFAFVQMASDDEASRAIADCNGYRLGGRALTVNEARPREERGPRGDFGGGGGRFERGRGRRF
- a CDS encoding AAA family ATPase, translating into MYLSHWNLREEPFQNVADPRFAYLSDQHQEGLARLIYIVQGRKLGGVLVGPYGVGKSMILELLARHVESQGTSKMVRLDVPPGGVDTLARQIGRALIPSMSFADVAAVLDAVRELVVATRPPFVHTVLAIDEAQLIRDSASLDFLHLLTNIRLPSTTGRTESAAFTIILAGHDQLVASIFREAALRQRLSMIWHLQPLNERQVIEYVEFRMRAAGGDIWVFDEDALREVALASGGIPRVINNLCDVALMMGYVMKATKITRQIVHQAVAEAGIERSVTSAVGAGEPA
- a CDS encoding lactonase family protein, whose translation is MWHIHQRVMVISAAAMTAGVAAAGHVLIGTYSRRGSEGIYSAEFDPAAGRLSVPRPVAAATNASFLARHPSRPVVYAVYELNRYEGRAEGAVAAYAWRADGGLDLLVVRPTEGPVPCHLAVDPRGRWLVVANYADGSVAVFPLDSEGRPGARRQRIQHEGCGPNTRRQQGPHAHGVTFDQRGDWCWIPDLGADAVFGYRVTDAGLKPSATATGRPPSGSGPRHFALHRNGRWAYSVNELTSSVTAYEWDAERGVLTARETVCALPPEFQGVSTAAEISIHPRAEWLYTSNRGHDSISRFRLDASGRPALMGHTATRGRTPRHFGVDASGRWLVVANQDTDNVVVFPLDEGTGALGEPTSEISVPAPVCVLWL
- a CDS encoding sugar phosphate isomerase/epimerase; its protein translation is MDTGFQVPGMNEIEQLELVRSLGFAGVTWSLGDPERLRRVGEHAERIGLRLIAVYTVAQLKRDALVPDPRVDGVLAAMRGLAPRLWLAIQSSDFARSSEAGDEPAVDGLRRLADRAAAAGVTISLYHHSGYWMERIEHAVRLARKTARPNVVVTFNLAHWLKTDGRNLAEHLDEAMPLLDSVTINGATVTNDTSWANLIQPLHRGTFDWAAVVRELDRRGFRGPICLQLWGIGGLKQDNLRNSIAAWRAAFP
- a CDS encoding pyridoxal-phosphate dependent enzyme, whose translation is MLPCGRAPLPERKAPGLARWAQWLGVPSDALRRVSLGEGGTALCWARTAGGAEVALKVEGQNPTGSFKDRGAAVLAAATLCRNLREVVEDSSGNAGVALAAYAARAGIRARVYVPEGASGTKVFQIALHGAQLIRVQGSRAAAAAAAIAEAESGVAYASHAYQPFQIAGYATIAFELVEQLDTLPGTVVAPVGQGGLLLGLHLGFMEIVGGEATRLPRLVGVQARCCAPLAHSSGVAGAEVAGRTCAEGICVERPVRTAELLGLARRGEVELAVVDEPDIRAGRAELGLRGFGVETTSAVVWRAIERGLEGGGWRDPVVGILTAHALKTPVM